In Salinarimonas sp., a genomic segment contains:
- a CDS encoding superoxide dismutase family protein, whose translation MHRPTSLALAALLAAGVLATPAAAQDQAQIETFETPILGQQGDEIGLLVLRGGPNGVVGRFTIDQGQLETGWHAAHFHRVGDCSDAPDFQASQGHITSEGAMHGHLHAEGPEAGDLSNFYVGENGAAVTEFATTLVTFDGDPALFDEDGSALVIHVNRDDHVTQPIGGAGDRLACAVIQRQQ comes from the coding sequence ATGCACCGCCCCACCTCGCTCGCCCTCGCCGCACTCCTCGCCGCCGGCGTGCTGGCCACGCCCGCCGCGGCGCAGGACCAGGCGCAGATCGAGACCTTCGAGACGCCGATCCTCGGCCAGCAGGGCGACGAGATCGGCCTCCTCGTCCTGCGCGGCGGGCCGAACGGCGTCGTCGGCCGCTTCACCATCGACCAGGGGCAGCTCGAGACGGGCTGGCACGCGGCGCATTTCCACCGCGTCGGCGACTGCTCGGACGCCCCCGACTTCCAGGCCTCGCAGGGCCACATCACCTCCGAGGGCGCCATGCACGGCCACCTCCACGCCGAGGGTCCGGAAGCCGGCGACCTGTCGAACTTCTACGTCGGCGAGAACGGCGCGGCCGTGACCGAGTTCGCGACGACGCTGGTCACCTTCGACGGCGATCCGGCGCTCTTCGACGAGGACGGCTCGGCGCTCGTGATCCACGTCAACCGCGACGACCACGTCACCCAGCCGATCGGCGGCGCCGGGGACCGCCTCGCCTGCGCGGTGATCCAGCGCCAGCAGTGA
- a CDS encoding TlyA family RNA methyltransferase: MTKTRADTLLVARGLFESRAKAQAAIAAGLVSADGAPVRKASEALPETAAIEASAPHPYVSRGALKLEAGLDAFGFDPAGLACLDVGASTGGFTDVLLARGARHVVAVDVGRDQLHPRLRADPRVDGREGCDARALDLAALPHPVDLIVSDLSFVSLRIALAPVLDQARPGTRLVALIKPQFEAGRAALDKRGIVRDAAVRERVGTEIAAFLAARGWRVQGRVPSPIAGGDGNLEELIGAVRG; encoded by the coding sequence ATGACGAAGACCCGCGCCGACACGCTCCTCGTTGCGCGCGGGCTGTTCGAGAGCCGCGCCAAGGCGCAGGCCGCCATCGCGGCGGGCCTCGTCAGCGCCGACGGCGCGCCGGTGCGCAAGGCCTCCGAGGCTCTGCCCGAGACCGCTGCCATCGAGGCGTCCGCGCCGCACCCCTACGTCTCGCGCGGCGCGCTGAAGCTCGAGGCGGGGCTCGACGCCTTCGGCTTCGACCCCGCCGGCCTCGCCTGCCTCGACGTCGGCGCCTCGACCGGCGGCTTCACGGACGTCCTCCTCGCCCGCGGCGCGCGCCACGTCGTCGCGGTCGACGTCGGGCGCGACCAGCTCCACCCGCGGCTGCGCGCCGATCCGCGGGTGGACGGCCGCGAGGGCTGCGACGCCCGCGCCCTCGACCTCGCCGCCCTGCCGCATCCGGTGGATCTGATCGTGTCGGACCTGAGCTTCGTCTCGCTGCGGATCGCGCTCGCGCCGGTGCTCGATCAGGCGCGGCCGGGGACGCGGCTCGTGGCCTTGATCAAGCCGCAATTCGAGGCCGGCCGCGCGGCGCTCGACAAGCGCGGGATCGTGCGCGACGCCGCGGTGCGGGAGCGGGTCGGGACGGAGATCGCCGCCTTCCTCGCCGCCCGCGGCTGGCGCGTGCAGGGGCGCGTGCCGTCCCCCATCGCCGGCGGCGACGGCAACCTCGAAGAGCTGATCGGAGCCGTGCGTGGCTGA
- a CDS encoding RNA methyltransferase, which yields MADEETLRDETLRPGETDIVEVVIDRLGARADGIAETPRGPLYVPYALPAERVRVALREGDRARLVAVETPAPERIAPFCPYFGACGGCLTQHMAEPAYRAWKTGILARALETAGVTPEAIAPMVDARGAGRRRLTFHARYRDGKARVGFMAARSHDLVAVAHCPVAEPALGARAADGGPAPAPKAAAALAHLMRGSAKPLDIQATLTEAGLDVDIRGHGKVDEGLRAKLIGAANLLDLARLSLHGEILVERRPPLVRMGPGAVAIPPGGFLQATGAGEAALAALVVEACAGAKRIGDLFAGAGPFALRLAERAQVHAVESDAAALAALDRAARTTPGLRRVTTEARDLFRRPLLATELAALDAVVLDPPRAGAEAQARRLAETEVATVAYVSCDPATFARDAAILTGAGYRLERVTPVDQFAHTAHLELVGVFRSAVARRR from the coding sequence GTGGCTGACGAAGAGACCCTCCGCGACGAGACCCTCCGCCCCGGCGAGACCGACATCGTCGAGGTCGTGATCGACCGCCTCGGCGCGCGGGCCGACGGCATCGCCGAGACGCCGCGCGGGCCGCTCTACGTGCCCTACGCGCTCCCCGCCGAGCGGGTGCGCGTGGCGCTGCGGGAGGGCGACCGGGCGCGGCTCGTCGCGGTGGAGACGCCCGCGCCGGAGCGCATCGCGCCGTTCTGCCCCTATTTCGGCGCCTGCGGCGGCTGCCTGACGCAGCATATGGCCGAGCCCGCCTATCGCGCGTGGAAGACCGGCATCCTCGCCCGCGCGCTCGAGACCGCGGGCGTGACGCCCGAGGCGATCGCGCCGATGGTCGACGCGCGCGGCGCCGGCCGCCGTCGGCTGACCTTCCATGCCCGCTATCGCGACGGCAAGGCGCGGGTCGGCTTCATGGCGGCGCGCTCGCACGATCTCGTCGCCGTCGCGCATTGCCCCGTCGCCGAGCCGGCGCTCGGCGCGCGCGCCGCCGACGGCGGGCCCGCCCCCGCGCCGAAGGCGGCGGCGGCCCTCGCCCACCTGATGCGCGGCTCGGCGAAGCCCCTCGACATCCAGGCGACCCTCACCGAGGCCGGGCTCGACGTGGACATCCGCGGCCACGGCAAGGTGGACGAGGGGCTGCGGGCGAAGCTGATCGGGGCGGCGAACCTGCTCGACCTCGCCCGGCTCTCGCTCCATGGCGAGATCCTGGTGGAGCGGCGCCCGCCCCTGGTGCGCATGGGCCCCGGCGCGGTGGCGATCCCGCCGGGGGGCTTCCTCCAGGCGACGGGGGCGGGCGAGGCGGCGCTCGCGGCGCTGGTCGTCGAGGCCTGCGCCGGAGCCAAGCGGATCGGCGATCTCTTCGCCGGCGCGGGGCCGTTCGCACTGCGCCTCGCCGAACGCGCGCAGGTCCATGCGGTGGAGAGCGACGCCGCCGCTCTCGCAGCCCTCGACCGCGCCGCGCGCACGACGCCGGGCCTGCGCCGGGTCACCACCGAGGCGCGCGACCTCTTCCGCCGTCCGCTGCTCGCCACCGAGCTCGCCGCCCTCGACGCCGTGGTGCTCGACCCGCCCCGCGCCGGCGCCGAGGCGCAGGCGCGCCGCCTCGCCGAGACCGAGGTCGCGACGGTCGCCTACGTTTCCTGCGACCCGGCGACCTTCGCCCGCGACGCCGCGATTCTCACGGGCGCCGGCTACCGGCTGGAGCGCGTCACCCCCGTCGACCAGTTCGCGCACACGGCGCATCTCGAGCTCGTCGGCGTGTTTCGCTCCGCCGTCGCGCGCCGCCGCTGA
- a CDS encoding type III PLP-dependent enzyme: MVDRYSGVALPGASTLTRITGLQSAVATPLALLGDPAARRLFATAPTPAFVHAPHIARARLARFRDLLPGIEVFYSVKTQPDEPLLAGFAEDGTGFDVASDGELALVRALGVPGERMLFGNPIKTSDSIAQARDAGLSLYAVDSEEEIAKIAAIHPGAQVQIRLRATPGRAAWPSGPKFGIEPDGAVDLMRRAVAAGLVPAGISLNVGSQQVDPQTWRAGIGTAAEVLGRAEAEGFTPSLLNLGGGFPAPYAIGEDPLADVAAIVREALAAAFGERLARYRLLAEPGRALSAEAGAVVASVVLATRRAGSRWLMIDAGLYRGLIEAMGETIRYPILVPDRGAPLERTSIAGMTCDSVDVLYTNTSYMLPVDLAEGDRLVFLAAGAYSTTYSAVAFNGLLPPAIHVAATGVDAEADQRAAG; this comes from the coding sequence ATGGTCGATCGATACTCCGGGGTCGCCCTTCCGGGCGCCTCGACTCTCACGCGGATCACCGGCCTGCAATCCGCGGTCGCTACGCCGCTGGCGCTGCTGGGCGATCCGGCGGCGCGCCGTCTCTTCGCCACCGCGCCGACGCCCGCTTTCGTGCATGCGCCGCACATCGCCCGGGCGCGGCTCGCCCGGTTCCGCGATCTCCTGCCGGGGATCGAGGTGTTCTATTCCGTCAAGACGCAGCCCGACGAGCCCCTGCTCGCCGGCTTCGCCGAGGACGGGACCGGCTTCGACGTGGCGAGCGACGGCGAGCTCGCGCTGGTGCGGGCGCTGGGCGTGCCGGGCGAGCGGATGCTGTTCGGCAACCCGATCAAGACGAGCGACTCGATCGCCCAGGCGCGCGACGCGGGCCTGAGCCTCTACGCCGTCGACAGCGAGGAGGAGATCGCCAAGATCGCGGCCATCCATCCGGGGGCGCAGGTCCAGATCCGTCTGCGCGCCACGCCAGGCCGGGCGGCCTGGCCGTCGGGGCCGAAATTCGGCATCGAGCCGGATGGCGCCGTCGACCTGATGCGCCGGGCGGTCGCGGCGGGGCTCGTGCCCGCCGGCATCTCGCTGAACGTGGGCTCGCAGCAGGTCGATCCCCAGACCTGGCGCGCCGGCATCGGCACCGCCGCGGAGGTGCTCGGGCGCGCCGAGGCGGAGGGCTTCACGCCGTCGCTGCTCAATCTCGGCGGAGGCTTCCCGGCGCCCTACGCCATCGGCGAGGACCCGCTCGCCGACGTCGCCGCCATCGTCCGCGAGGCGCTCGCCGCCGCCTTCGGGGAGCGGCTCGCTCGCTACCGTCTCCTCGCCGAGCCCGGGCGGGCGCTCTCGGCCGAGGCCGGCGCGGTCGTCGCCTCCGTCGTGCTCGCGACGCGGCGGGCGGGGTCGCGCTGGCTGATGATCGACGCCGGCCTCTATCGCGGCCTGATCGAGGCCATGGGCGAGACGATCCGCTACCCGATCCTGGTGCCCGACCGCGGGGCGCCGCTCGAGCGCACCAGCATCGCCGGCATGACCTGCGACAGCGTCGACGTGCTCTACACCAACACGTCGTACATGCTCCCGGTCGATCTCGCGGAGGGCGACCGCCTGGTCTTCCTCGCCGCCGGGGCCTATTCGACGACCTATTCCGCGGTCGCCTTCAACGGCCTGCTTCCGCCCGCCATCCACGTGGCGGCGACGGGTGTCGACGCCGAGGCCGATCAGAGGGCCGCCGGCTGA
- a CDS encoding type II toxin-antitoxin system HicA family toxin — protein sequence MGRVERAREAFRACEGPFSFRTFEAILRDAGYVLVKPAGRTGGSRRRYVHRESGHIIMLHEPHDDVMQPGMVRRLRRELMERGVL from the coding sequence ATGGGTCGGGTGGAGCGAGCCAGGGAGGCTTTCCGGGCCTGCGAAGGACCGTTCTCGTTCCGCACCTTCGAAGCGATCCTGCGCGATGCGGGCTACGTGCTGGTGAAGCCCGCTGGCCGAACAGGTGGTTCGCGGCGACGTTACGTGCATCGAGAGAGCGGGCATATTATCATGCTGCACGAACCGCACGACGACGTCATGCAGCCGGGCATGGTTCGGCGGCTGCGGCGCGAGCTGATGGAGCGAGGCGTTCTATGA
- the recG gene encoding ATP-dependent DNA helicase RecG: protein MGHFRTPSTPRKSPQVRPSILDPLFAPATSLPGVGAKIAPLVDRLVGEPGQPARIVDLLFHLPTGGVSRRVAGKITDAPIGEPVSLVVTVSHHQPGPLNRSKAPYRVVADDESGDVALVFFNMPRARIERLLPVGARKVVSGKLELYDGRRQMVHPDRIVDLSEIDKLPAVETIYGQTEGLTSRMIARLIGAALERVPELPEWQDPAFLAREKFPAFREALTTLHRPPDVEAVAGEAAEDHPARRRLAYDEALASQLALALVRARARRKPGRGNAGDGRLVEAITRGLPYALTGAQARAIADIRGDMASDKRMLRLLQGDVGAGKTVVGLLAMASAIEAGRQAAMMAPTEILARQHYARLKPLAVEAGLSIALLTGRDRGAERRTALAGFADGSIQIAVGTHALFQEEVVFHDLGLAVVDEQHRFGVHQRLALGAKGRAVDVLVMTATPIPRTLALTWFGDMDVSILDEKPPGRQPIQTKLIALERIDEVVKGLGRAMEAGARVYWVCPLVEESETIDLAAAEDRGEDLRRWFGARVGVIHGRMPGRDKDEAMRRFQTGETTLLVSTTVIEVGVDVPEATIMVIEHAERFGLAQLHQLRGRIGRGSGASTCLLLYKGPLGETARARLEIMRETEDGFRIAEEDLKLRGEGEVLGTRQSGLPGFKLLRPERDGRLLETARDDARLIVERDPGLEGERGAALRVLLYLFSRDAAVRTLGAG from the coding sequence ATCGGCCACTTTCGCACCCCGTCGACCCCGAGAAAGTCGCCCCAGGTGCGCCCGTCCATCCTCGATCCGCTGTTCGCCCCCGCGACCTCGCTCCCCGGCGTCGGGGCGAAGATCGCGCCGCTCGTCGACCGGCTCGTCGGCGAGCCGGGGCAGCCGGCGCGGATCGTCGATCTCCTGTTCCATCTGCCGACCGGCGGCGTCTCGCGGCGGGTCGCGGGCAAGATCACGGACGCGCCGATCGGCGAGCCGGTCTCCCTCGTCGTCACGGTCTCGCATCACCAGCCCGGCCCGCTGAACCGCTCGAAGGCGCCCTACCGCGTCGTCGCCGACGACGAGAGCGGGGACGTGGCGCTCGTCTTCTTCAACATGCCCCGCGCACGGATCGAGCGGCTCCTCCCCGTCGGCGCGCGCAAGGTGGTCTCCGGCAAGCTCGAGCTCTACGACGGGCGCCGGCAGATGGTGCACCCCGACCGGATCGTGGACCTCTCCGAGATCGACAAGCTCCCCGCCGTCGAGACCATCTACGGCCAGACCGAGGGCCTCACCTCGCGCATGATCGCGCGCCTCATCGGGGCGGCCTTGGAGCGCGTGCCGGAGCTGCCCGAGTGGCAGGACCCCGCCTTCCTCGCCCGCGAGAAATTCCCCGCCTTCCGCGAGGCGCTGACGACGCTGCACAGGCCGCCGGACGTCGAGGCCGTCGCCGGCGAGGCCGCCGAGGACCACCCGGCGCGGCGCCGCCTCGCCTACGACGAGGCGCTCGCCTCGCAGCTGGCCCTCGCGCTGGTGCGCGCCCGCGCCCGCCGCAAGCCGGGGCGCGGCAACGCCGGCGACGGGCGGCTGGTCGAGGCGATCACGCGCGGCCTGCCCTACGCGCTCACCGGCGCGCAGGCCCGCGCCATCGCCGACATCCGCGGCGACATGGCCTCCGACAAGCGCATGCTGCGTTTGCTCCAGGGCGACGTCGGCGCCGGCAAGACCGTGGTGGGCCTCCTCGCCATGGCGAGCGCCATCGAGGCGGGGCGGCAGGCGGCGATGATGGCGCCGACCGAGATCCTGGCGCGCCAGCACTACGCGCGCCTCAAGCCGCTGGCCGTGGAGGCCGGCCTCTCGATCGCCCTTCTCACCGGGCGCGACCGCGGGGCCGAGCGCCGCACGGCGCTCGCGGGCTTCGCGGACGGGTCGATCCAGATCGCGGTGGGGACGCACGCGCTGTTCCAGGAGGAGGTCGTCTTCCACGACCTTGGGCTGGCCGTCGTCGACGAGCAGCACCGCTTCGGCGTGCACCAGCGCCTCGCGCTCGGCGCCAAGGGCCGGGCCGTGGACGTGCTCGTCATGACCGCGACGCCGATCCCGCGCACCCTGGCGCTCACCTGGTTCGGCGACATGGACGTCTCGATCCTCGACGAGAAGCCGCCGGGCCGCCAGCCGATCCAGACGAAGCTGATCGCGCTGGAGCGCATCGACGAGGTGGTGAAGGGATTGGGGCGCGCCATGGAGGCCGGCGCGCGGGTCTACTGGGTCTGCCCGCTCGTCGAGGAGAGCGAGACCATCGACCTCGCCGCCGCGGAGGACCGCGGCGAGGACCTGCGCCGCTGGTTCGGCGCGCGCGTGGGCGTGATCCACGGCCGCATGCCGGGCCGCGACAAGGACGAGGCCATGCGCCGCTTCCAGACGGGGGAGACGACGCTGCTCGTGTCCACCACGGTGATCGAGGTCGGCGTCGACGTGCCCGAGGCGACGATCATGGTCATCGAGCACGCCGAGCGCTTCGGGCTGGCGCAGTTGCACCAGCTGCGCGGGCGCATCGGGCGCGGCTCGGGGGCCTCGACCTGCCTGCTGCTCTACAAGGGCCCCTTGGGCGAGACCGCCCGCGCGCGGCTCGAGATCATGCGCGAGACGGAAGACGGCTTTCGCATCGCGGAGGAGGATTTGAAGCTCCGCGGCGAAGGCGAGGTGCTGGGCACGCGGCAATCCGGCCTGCCGGGCTTCAAGCTGCTGCGGCCGGAGCGGGACGGGCGGCTGCTGGAGACGGCCCGGGACGATGCACGGCTGATCGTGGAGCGCGACCCGGGGCTGGAGGGGGAGCGGGGGGCGGCGCTCAGGGTGCTGCTGTATTTGTTCTCGCGGGATGCGGCGGTGCGGACGCTGGGAGCGGGGTGA
- a CDS encoding alpha-amylase family glycosyl hydrolase, with protein MVGGTSWWQHGIIYHIYPRSFQDTDGDGIGDLRGIEERLEHIAGLGCDAFWISPIYPSPMKDHGYDVADYTGIHPLFGTLEDFDRVVAKAKSLGLKVILDFVPNHTSDQHPWFLESRSSRESPKRDWYVWRDAKPDGSPPNNWISVFSGSAWEWDEATGQYYLHSFLTEQPDLNWRNPEVRAAMYDAMRFWLDRGVDGFRVDVVYYCMKDPKLRDNPPNPGWKPGMPEIDTLLQTHSNDHEDMAIVIGEMRRLVDEYEDRLLIGEIYLPLERLMAYYGRDLSGAHLPFNFQLILTPWNAHEVRALVEQYEGLLPQGGWPNWVLGNHDQARVAARVGAAQARIAAMLLFTLRGTPTLYYGDEIGMPNVEIPPGRGEDAWGRHEAGFTRDPQRTPMQWDASEHAGFSTVEPWLPLSPDHAARNVETQDRDPGSMLTLHRRLIAMRRASPALAIGDWSGIETAGEVFAFKRRHGGDELTIVLNFGTQEEAVPNLHLAGGQGRIALSTHLDRDDEAVGPGVVLRPNEGVIIVA; from the coding sequence ATGGTCGGCGGGACGTCGTGGTGGCAGCACGGCATCATCTATCACATCTACCCGCGCTCGTTCCAGGACACGGACGGCGACGGCATCGGGGACCTGCGCGGCATCGAGGAGCGACTCGAGCACATCGCGGGGCTCGGCTGCGACGCCTTCTGGATCAGCCCGATCTATCCCTCGCCGATGAAGGACCACGGCTACGACGTCGCGGACTATACCGGCATCCACCCGCTGTTCGGGACGCTGGAGGATTTCGACCGGGTCGTCGCCAAGGCGAAGAGCCTGGGGCTCAAGGTCATCCTCGACTTCGTGCCCAACCACACCTCCGACCAGCATCCCTGGTTCCTGGAGAGCCGTTCCTCGCGCGAGAGTCCCAAGCGCGACTGGTACGTCTGGCGCGACGCGAAGCCCGACGGCTCGCCGCCGAACAACTGGATCTCGGTCTTCTCCGGCTCGGCATGGGAGTGGGACGAGGCGACGGGGCAGTACTACCTGCACTCCTTCCTCACCGAGCAGCCGGACCTGAACTGGCGCAATCCGGAGGTCCGCGCGGCGATGTACGACGCCATGCGCTTCTGGCTCGACCGCGGCGTCGACGGCTTCCGGGTGGACGTCGTGTATTACTGCATGAAGGATCCGAAGCTGCGGGACAATCCGCCCAATCCCGGCTGGAAGCCCGGCATGCCGGAGATCGACACGCTGCTCCAGACGCACTCGAACGACCACGAGGACATGGCCATCGTCATCGGCGAGATGCGCCGCCTCGTCGACGAATACGAGGACCGGCTCCTGATCGGCGAGATCTACCTGCCGCTGGAGCGGCTGATGGCCTATTACGGGCGCGACCTCTCGGGCGCGCACCTGCCCTTCAACTTTCAGCTCATCCTCACCCCCTGGAATGCCCACGAGGTGCGGGCGCTGGTCGAGCAGTACGAGGGGCTGCTGCCGCAGGGCGGCTGGCCGAACTGGGTGCTCGGCAACCACGACCAGGCCCGCGTCGCCGCCCGCGTCGGCGCGGCGCAGGCGCGGATCGCGGCGATGCTGCTGTTCACCCTGCGCGGCACGCCCACTCTCTATTACGGCGACGAGATCGGCATGCCCAACGTCGAGATCCCGCCGGGGCGCGGCGAGGACGCCTGGGGTCGCCACGAGGCGGGCTTCACGCGCGATCCGCAGCGCACGCCGATGCAGTGGGACGCCTCCGAACACGCAGGCTTCTCGACGGTGGAGCCCTGGCTGCCGCTCTCGCCGGACCACGCGGCGCGAAACGTCGAGACGCAGGATCGCGATCCCGGCTCGATGCTGACCCTCCACCGGCGCCTCATCGCCATGCGGCGCGCCTCGCCGGCGCTCGCCATCGGCGACTGGTCCGGCATCGAGACCGCGGGCGAGGTCTTCGCCTTCAAGCGCCGTCACGGGGGCGACGAGCTGACGATCGTGCTCAATTTCGGAACACAGGAGGAGGCCGTGCCGAACCTGCATCTCGCCGGCGGCCAGGGCCGGATCGCGCTCTCGACGCATCTCGACCGCGACGACGAGGCCGTCGGGCCGGGGGTGGTGCTGCGGCCGAACGAGGGGGTGATCATCGTGGCGTGA
- a CDS encoding alpha-amylase family protein, producing the protein MLDLWYKNAVVYCVDVETFMDADGDGCGDFQGLADRLDHIEALGATCIWLLPFYASPNRDNGYDVSDYYQVDPRLGSLGDFVRFAREARGRGIRVIVDLVVNHTSIDHPWFQKARADPNSRYRDFYLWSEERPEDAASGVVFPGVQETTWTWDEAAQAYYFHRFYAHQADLNLANPAVREEIEKIMGFWLELGVSGFRLDAVPFIIEDKPRSPFRTAGQRNGTADAEPDPHAFLTYLRRFMSWRKAEAILLAEANVPSETIPAYFGDDADRMTMVFDFLLNQATSLALAREDARPIAALMRERPPIHEVAQWATFLRNHDELDLGRLSDAERAEVFAAFAPDEGMRLYDRGIRRRLASMLGGDTRRIAMATSLMLALPGTPVFWYGEEIGMGENLDLPERDAVRTPMQWNESASAGFSPAAPEDLVRPLVSAPDFAPRAVNVAEQGENGDSLLERIRRLVRARRACPEIGWGRTEILETDEPAVLALHASWRGGAVVTLHNLSPRHVTVTPRVADRHERLRPILCDSGGRLTQDAGEPVAIPAHGYVWFRADEERR; encoded by the coding sequence ATGCTCGATCTCTGGTACAAGAACGCCGTCGTCTATTGCGTCGACGTCGAGACCTTCATGGACGCCGACGGGGACGGATGCGGCGACTTCCAGGGCCTCGCCGACCGGCTCGACCACATCGAGGCGCTGGGCGCCACCTGCATCTGGCTCCTGCCGTTCTACGCCTCGCCGAACCGCGACAACGGCTACGACGTCTCGGATTACTACCAGGTCGACCCGCGGCTCGGCTCGCTCGGCGACTTCGTGCGCTTCGCCCGGGAGGCGCGCGGGCGCGGCATCCGCGTCATCGTCGATCTCGTGGTCAACCACACCTCGATCGACCATCCCTGGTTCCAGAAGGCGCGCGCGGACCCGAATTCGCGCTACCGCGACTTCTATCTCTGGTCCGAGGAGCGTCCCGAGGACGCCGCATCGGGGGTCGTCTTCCCCGGCGTGCAGGAGACCACCTGGACCTGGGACGAGGCGGCGCAGGCCTACTATTTCCACCGCTTCTACGCCCATCAGGCCGACCTCAACCTCGCCAACCCGGCCGTGCGCGAGGAGATCGAGAAGATCATGGGCTTCTGGCTCGAGCTCGGCGTCTCGGGTTTCCGGCTCGACGCCGTGCCCTTCATCATCGAGGACAAGCCGCGCTCGCCCTTCCGCACCGCCGGCCAGAGGAACGGAACCGCCGACGCCGAGCCCGATCCGCACGCCTTCCTCACCTATCTGCGGCGGTTTATGTCCTGGCGGAAGGCGGAGGCGATCCTGCTCGCGGAGGCGAACGTGCCCTCGGAGACGATCCCGGCCTATTTCGGCGACGACGCCGACCGGATGACCATGGTCTTCGACTTCCTGCTGAACCAGGCGACCTCCCTGGCGCTCGCCCGCGAGGACGCGCGCCCGATCGCCGCGCTGATGCGCGAGCGCCCGCCCATCCACGAGGTGGCGCAATGGGCGACCTTCCTGCGCAACCACGACGAGCTCGACCTCGGCCGGCTGTCGGACGCGGAGCGCGCTGAGGTCTTCGCCGCCTTCGCCCCCGATGAGGGCATGCGCCTCTACGACCGCGGCATCCGCCGACGCCTGGCGTCCATGCTAGGCGGCGACACGCGCCGGATCGCGATGGCCACCAGCCTGATGCTGGCGCTGCCGGGCACGCCCGTCTTCTGGTACGGCGAGGAGATCGGCATGGGCGAGAACCTCGATCTGCCCGAGCGCGACGCCGTGCGCACGCCGATGCAGTGGAACGAGTCCGCGAGCGCGGGGTTCTCGCCCGCCGCGCCGGAGGATCTCGTGCGCCCGCTCGTCTCCGCGCCGGACTTCGCGCCCCGGGCCGTGAACGTCGCCGAGCAGGGCGAGAACGGCGACAGCCTGCTGGAGCGCATCCGCCGGCTCGTGCGCGCGCGGCGCGCCTGCCCCGAGATCGGCTGGGGACGCACCGAGATCCTGGAGACGGACGAGCCCGCCGTGCTCGCGCTCCACGCCTCCTGGCGCGGCGGCGCCGTCGTCACGCTCCATAACCTGTCGCCCCGTCACGTCACCGTGACGCCGCGCGTGGCGGACCGGCACGAGCGGCTGCGGCCGATTCTGTGCGACTCGGGCGGGCGGCTCACCCAGGATGCGGGCGAGCCCGTCGCCATCCCCGCCCACGGCTACGTCTGGTTCCGCGCCGACGAGGAGCGGCGCTGA